From the genome of Variovorax sp. J2L1-78:
ACGGCGTCTGTGCCAGTGCCGCACCGGCGGCCAGCAGCGCGCTCGCGATCAGTGCGCGGCGTGCGATGTCCCGCGTCATGTCGACGCCCCGAAGCCGGCGGGCACCTCGCCCTCGTACTGCAGCTCGCGCGTGGCCTGGTACGACAGCGCGAAGCCGCTCGGCATCTCGGCCTCTTCGGCCAGGTGCGCGATCAGCCCTGCCGTGCGCGCAAGAATCGGCACGCCGCGCAGCGACGCCACCGGGAAGCCCACGCCCAGCAGCACGGCCGGAATGGCAGCCGAGACGTTCAGCCGAAGCTCCTTGCCGACGATGCTGGGGATCACGCGCTCGATGGCCTGCGCGATGCGCACGAAGCGCAGGTCGGCACCGGCCTCGGTGGCGACGGCGATGAGGCGGTCGACGCGCGGGTCGTTGCTCTTGTGCAGCGGATGGCCGTAGCCGGGAATCGAGCGGCGCTCGGCCTTCAGCGTGCGGATGACGTCGGTCGCGACATCGTCGAGCGCCTCGCCCGCATCGACCCGGGCCGCGACCTCGGTGAAGAGCCGCCCGGCGGTTTCGGAGGCACCCAGGATCACCGAGCCGCAGCCCAGGATGCCCGCCGCCACCGCGCCTTGCAGCGCATCGGGCGCGGCGGCGTAGGTCATGCGGCTGGCCTGCACGCTCGGCACCAGGCCGTGCTCGGCGATGGCGACCAGCGTGGCGTTGAGCACGGCGCTGCATGTCGCATCGGGACGCTTGCCGGTGAGCAGCAGGAAGAAGTAGTCCGCGAAGGACACGTGCCCGATGAGGTCGTTGCACAGGTCCTGCCCGCGCACGACGATGGTGTGTTCGTCCGAGGTGCAGATGGCGGTGCGCGGGACGGTGGATTTGCCGATTTTCATGATGACGTGTGCGCTCAGGCGGCCGTGGGTTGCAGGTGGAAGTCGTAGTGCGCGGACCAGTAGGGCGTGTCCAGCGTGCGGCCGTCGGGCGCCTGGCCTGCAGGG
Proteins encoded in this window:
- a CDS encoding citryl-CoA lyase, with the protein product MKIGKSTVPRTAICTSDEHTIVVRGQDLCNDLIGHVSFADYFFLLLTGKRPDATCSAVLNATLVAIAEHGLVPSVQASRMTYAAAPDALQGAVAAGILGCGSVILGASETAGRLFTEVAARVDAGEALDDVATDVIRTLKAERRSIPGYGHPLHKSNDPRVDRLIAVATEAGADLRFVRIAQAIERVIPSIVGKELRLNVSAAIPAVLLGVGFPVASLRGVPILARTAGLIAHLAEEAEMPSGFALSYQATRELQYEGEVPAGFGAST